The following proteins are co-located in the Gavia stellata isolate bGavSte3 chromosome 18, bGavSte3.hap2, whole genome shotgun sequence genome:
- the NMRAL1 gene encoding LOW QUALITY PROTEIN: nmrA-like family domain-containing protein 1 (The sequence of the model RefSeq protein was modified relative to this genomic sequence to represent the inferred CDS: substituted 3 bases at 3 genomic stop codons) — MGSQDISMKIGNELLPACLHRQRQPHPPASEGTQSSGTSIPPKPRLRTAKGGREFSRKKPSCNVDVAQAAPNVWPRGKRLAELSKRLGLRRVGYGSLENIKQLTRGRPETLHFDSKGVVEEHFXKVGVPTATIRLPFYFENLLSVFKPRKVTQRDTFVLGKTRSSLPVGDTPMDGMAVEDIGPLLLCLLKSPEEYISQGIALSTGKLTEAEYATVLSQQTGKTVDASKISPEXYEKHGSAGTKAMATMFCFCTLKPRRXAALSHTAFPRAPW; from the exons ATGGGATCTCAGGACATCAGCATGAAAATTGGGAAcgagctgctgccagcctgcctccATCGCCAGCGCCAGCCCCATCCGCCGGCCTCAGAGGGGACGCAGAGCTCAGGGACG AGCATCCCTCCGAAACCGCGGCTTCGGACCGCCAAAGGCGGCCGCGAGTTCTCCAGAAAGAAACCTTCGTGCAACGTGGACGTTGCCCAGGCTGCCCCGAACGTCTGGCCTCGG GGAAAGCGGCTTGCTGAGCTGTCGAAGCGCCTCGGTCTGCGCCGCGTCGGGTATGGCAGCCTGGAGAACATCAAGCAGCTGACAAGGGGCCGGCCGGAGACGCTCCACTTTGACAGCAAAGGTGTGGTGGAGGAGCACTTCTAGAAAGTCGGTGTTCCCACCGCGACCATCCGACTGCCATTCTACTTCGAGAACTTGCTCTCCGTCTTCAAGCCGCGGAAGGTCACACAGAGAGACACCTTTGTCCTGGGGAAGACAAGGTCCT CGCTGCCCGTGGGGGACACCCCCATGGATGGGATGGCGGTGGAGGACATTGGGCCTCTTCTGCTTTGCCTGCTGAAGTCCCCGGAGGAGTACATAAGCCAAGGGATCGCGCTGAGCACTGGCAAGCTCACTGAGGCAGAGTACGCCACTGTCCTCTCCCAGCAGACGGGCAAGACCGTGGACGCCAGCAAG ATCTCACCAGAGTAGTACGAGAAACATGGCTCTGCTGGGACCAAGGCAATGGCCACTATGTTCTGCTTCTGTACCCTGAAGCCGAGGAGGTGAGCCGCGCTGAGCCACACTGCCTTCCCACGAGCGCCCTGGTGA
- the NLRC3 gene encoding NLR family CARD domain-containing protein 3, with protein sequence MSLKASDGRGLDQSLPQAVGEVHLTAVPGGDHLLPAEAGPPHGGGGQPGAGAELPARAEPMVQKHLESLQSYYGNGLETGSLQRLTNLLLVEGLTDIQQKEHDILQIEATKGLRRASKSIPLEKLFLPLSKVSIPPRISVTIGVAGIGKSTLVKLFVYTWAKGEINRDIIFVLPLTFRELNTYEKLSAERLIRSAFPHITEPNCISAGAARTLLILDGLDEFKMPLDFSNTVVCTDPKKEIQVENLITNIIRGNLLQEASVWVTSRPTAASQIPGGLVDRMTEIRGFGTAEMKDFLDQMFLDNRDLSGQVLHHIRANRSLHVMCTVPGFCWISGSSIGYYLKNSTDQSQETTVVPKTLSEIYSYYFKMTLSSDWPEKSRETLRIEQAVNNSKKIVGSLGRLAFYGLLKKKYVFYEQDMKAYGIDLSLLQSSLCSRLLLKEEMQSFTAYYFSHLTIQEFLAAIYYYTAAKRAIFDLFTESGMSWPKLGFLNHFKSAVQRSLQAEDGQLDIFVRFLSGLLSPQVNKLLSGWLLVRDEHNSFRSQAIGFLQGCLNTDYVISSRTVNTMHCLYEIQHTEIAKTVEEAMKNERLAGMLTPVNCSALAYLLQVSDVCMEETNLSNCLTYNVCKSLLSQLLFCHNLRLDNNQFKDNVMELLGSVLSVKDCQIQKLSLAENQISNKGAKALARSLMVNRSLTALDLRSNSIGPTGAKALADALKKNQVLLSLNLQHNAIKEDGATFLAEALLTNHRLTTLHLQKNAIGAHGARKIAEALKKNCSLKELILSSNSVGDNGSVALAEALKMNHSLQSLDLQSNSISSAGVTALTAALCSNKGLINLNLRENSISKEGGPAIARALRTNSTLRKLDLAANLLYDEGGKAIALAMKENRALTSLHLQWNFIQAKAATALAQALQSNGSLASLDLQENAIGDEGMAALSAALKVNTTLADLHLQVASVGAAGAQALAEALTVNKSLQILDLRGNSIGVAGAKAMANALKVNRSLRRLNLQENSLGMDGAICIATALKGNHGLTYVNLQGNRIGQSGAKMISDAIRTNSPNCVVDV encoded by the exons ATGTCACTGAAGGCCTCTGATGGAAG AGGCTTGGATCAATCGCTACCGCAAGCAGTTGGTGAGGTCCATCTCACCGCAGTTCCTGGAGGAGATCATCTGCTACCTGCGGAGGCTGGACCTCCTCACGGCGGAGGAGGCCAGCCGGGTGCAGGAGCCGAGCTCCCTGCCCGAGCAG AACCCATGGTGCAGAAGCACCTGGAGAGCCTCCAAAGCTACTATGGGAATGGCTTGGAGACGGGTTCCCTCCAGCGACTCACGAACCTGCTGCTGGTGGAAGGCTTGACCGACATCCAGCAGAAGGAGCATGACATCCTGCAGATCGAAGCCACCAAAGGCCTACGAAGAGCATCCAAGAGCATCCCTCTGGAGAAGCTCTTCCTGCCTCTCTCCAAGGTCAGCATCCCACCTCGGATCTCTGTCACCATCGGAGTGGCCGGGATTGGCAAAAGCACACTGGTGAAGCTGTTTGTCTACACCTGGGCGAAGGGGGAAATCAACAGGGACATCATCTTTGTGCTACCCCTCACCTTCCGGGAGCTCAACACTTACGAGAAGCTCTCTGCCGAGAGGCTCATCCGCTCGGCGTTCCCTCACATCACCGAGCCGAACTGCATCTCGGCGGGAGCCGCCAGGACCCTGCTGATCCTCGACGGCTTGGATGAGTTCAAGATGCCTTTGGATTTTTCCAACACGGTAGTATGCACCGATCCCAAAAAGGAGATCCAAGTGGAAAACCTGATCACCAACATTATACGTGGCAACCTGCTGCAGGAGGCTTCTGTCTGGGTCACGTCGCGGCCAACGGCAGCCAGCCAAATCCCCGGCGGGCTTGTTGACCGGATGACGGAAATACGAGGTTTCGGAACTGCAGAGATGAAGGACTTCTTGGACCAGATGTTCCTTGACAACAGAGACCTATCTGGCCAAGTCCTGCATCACATCAGGGCTAACAGGTCGTTACACGTCATGTGCACCGTTCCTGGCTTTTGCTGGATATCTGGCTCCTCAATCGGTTATTACCTAAAAAACAGCACTGATCAATCCCAAGAAACGACTGTTGTCCCTAAGACCCTATCAGAAATCTACtcctattattttaaaatgactcTGAGCAGCGACTGGCCAGAAAAGTCGAGAGAAACACTCAGGATCGAGCAAGCGGTGAACAACAGCAAGAAGATAGTGGGCAGCCTGGGCAGACTGGCCTTCTATGGGCTGCTCAAAAAGAAATATGTGTTTTACGAGCAGGACATGAAGGCGTATGGCATCGACCTCTccttgctgcagagcagcttgtGCAGTCGACTTCTACTCAAAGAAGAGATGCAGTCCTTCACAGCCTACTACTTCTCCCACTTAACCATACAGGAATTTCTAGCGGCTATTTATTATTACACGGCTGCGAAGCGGGCAATATTTGACCTCTTCACGGAGAGCGGGATGTCCTGGCCTAAGTTGGGTTTCCTCAACCACTTCAAGAGTGCTGTTCAGAGGTCGCTGCAGGCAGAGGACGGGCAGCTGGACATCTTTGTGCGTTTTCTCTCTGGGCTCCTCTCCCCGCAGGTGAACAAGCTGCTCTCTGGGTGGCTGCTGGTGAGGGACGAGCACAACAGCTTCAGGAGCCAAGCAATTGGCTTCCTCCAGGGCTGCCTGAACACTGACTACGTCATCTCTTCGCGGACAGTGAACACCATGCACTGCCTGTATGAAATTCAGCACACGGAAATTGCTAAGACTGTGGAAGAAGCAATGAAGAACGAGCGGTTGGCCGGGATGCTCACTCCCGTGAACTGCTCTGCCCTGGCTTATCTCCTGCAGGTCTCTGACGTCTGCATGGAGGAGACGAACCTCTCCAACTGCCTCACCTACAACGTCTGTAAGAGCCTGCTCTCTCAGCTCCTCTTCTGCCACAACCTCAG gctggacaATAACCAGTTTAAGGACAAcgtgatggagctgctgggcaGCGTGCTGAGTGTGAAGGACTGCCAGATCCAGAAGCTCAG cttggcagaaaatCAGATCAGCAATAAGGGAGCCAAAGCACTGGCCAGGTCGCTGATGGTGAACAGGAGCCTGACAGCACTGGA TCTGCGGAGCAACTCCATCGGCCCCACCGGAGCAAAAGCACTGGCTGATGcgctgaaaaaaaatcaagtcctGCTCTCCCTGAA CCTGCAGCACAACGCCATCAAGGAGGACGGTGCCACCTTCCTGGCAGAGGCCTTGTTGACCAACCACAGACTGACGACCCTGCA CTTGCAGAAAAATGCTATTGGAGCCCACGGAGCCAGGAAAATAGCGGAGGCGCTGaagaagaactgcagcctgaaGGAGCTGAT ACTCTCCAGCAACTCAGTAGGAGACAACGGCTCGGTCGCCTTGGCCGAAGCTCTGAAGATGAACCACAGTCTGCAAAGCCTCGA TCTCCAGAGCAACTCCATCAGCAGCGCCGGGGTCACCGCGCTGACAGCGGCTCTCTGCTCCAACAAGGGACTCATCAACCTCAA CCTGCGGGAGAACTCCATCAGCAAGGAGGGGGGCCCTGCCATCGCCCGTGCCCTGCGAACCAACAGCACCCTCAGGAAGCTGGA CTTAGCTGCAAACCTGCTGTACGACGAAGGCGGCAAGGCCATCGCTTTAGCGATGAAAGAGAACCGGGCGCTCACGTCCCTCCA CTTGCAGTGGAACTTCATCCAGGCAAAAGCCGCCACGGCCCTGGCACAAGCACTACAGTCCAACGGCAGCTTGGCCAGCCTCGA CTTGCAGGAGAACGCCATCGGAGATGAGGGAATGGCTGCCCTCTCCGCCGCACTGAAGGTCAACACGACCCTGGCAGATCTCCA CCTGCAGGTAGCTTCAGTTGGCGCAGCTGGTGCCCAAGCCCTGGCAGAAGCCTTGACGGTCAACAAGAGCCTGCAGATCCTGGA CCTGCGGGGAAACTCCATTGGCGTGGCAGGGGCCAAGGCGATGGCCAATGCGCTGAAGGTGAACCGCAGCCTCCGCCGGCTCAA CTTGCAGGAAAACTCCCTGGGCATGGACGGAGCCATCTGCATCGCCACCGCTCTGAAGGGCAACCACGGCCTCACCTACGTGAA CCTGCAGGGGAACCGCATCGGCCAGTCAGGAGCCAAGATGATCTCCGACGCTATCCGGACAAACTCACCCAACTGTGTTGTGGACGTGTGA